CTCGCCCTGGCGCAGACCCTTCTGGACGTGGACCTGGCGGTGGTGGGCGGCGGCCTGGCCGGAGCCGGGGAGCTCATCCTCGGGCCCGCCCGGGAGTCCCTCGCCCGGCACCGGTTCCGCACTCCCACCGAGCTGGACGTGGTCGCGGGGGAGCTGGGGGGCGACGCGGGGCTCATCGGGGCTGCAGCCCTCGTTATCGGGGCCGCGGCCCTCGCGAGCGGCCTCTTTTGACCCCCACTTCCCGGCCGGATTTGGTATCCTTCCCCCGGAAAAATAACGACTGGAGGGGCGATGGGTAACATGGGGTTTTTCGTCGGCGGCGGGGTGTGCGTGCTCATCGCCGTCATCGGGTTCTTCGTCCTGGGGGCCGCCCGGCGCAAGCAGGCGGACATCGTCGGCACCGAGACCTACTCGGCCACCGAAATCGCCGACACGTACAAGACCTCCAAGGAGGAGAAGCTCGAGGGCTCCTTCTCATTCCCCTGCGAGCTCAAAGGGACGGTGGCCGCGGAGGGCTACCTGACCGCGCCGCTCTCGGGCAAGCGGGGGGTTTGGTACAGGAGCCTGGTGGAGCGTCAGCGCCAGGTGACCGAGCTGGTCACCGACTCCGAGGGCCGCCGCCAGAAGCGCGTCAATCAGGTCTGGGATACCGTCTCCGACGAGACCGACTCCGTTGACTTCTACGTGGTGGACGGCTCGGGCCGGACGAAGGTCGCGGTGAGGGGGGCCGAAATAATCGGCGCCCACGTCGTCCACGACCGCTTCGAGCCCGAGACCGGCCTCGGAGACAACCGCGTCCTCGGCTACCGCAAGCAGGAGTGGCTCATCCCCGAAGGGGTGAACGTGTACACCCTGGGGGTGGTCACCGACGCCGGTGGAGAGCTGGCCATGCGCAAGACCGGCGACGACCGCTTCATCGTCAGCCTCAAGAGCGAGCAGGAGCTGGTCCGGGAGCTGACCGGCCGGGTGAAGGTCTGGCGCTTCCTGACGCCGGCGCTGGGCATCGTCGGGGTGCTCCTGGTGGCGGCCGGATTCTTCGTCAAATAGCGGGGAGCCCCATGGACGAGCGCGACCTGTCGGCGGAGGGGATACTCCGGTCCACGGGCTTCACCCTGGTGACCGAGATGCACCGCGGGCGGG
This genomic stretch from bacterium harbors:
- a CDS encoding GIDE domain-containing protein — encoded protein: MGNMGFFVGGGVCVLIAVIGFFVLGAARRKQADIVGTETYSATEIADTYKTSKEEKLEGSFSFPCELKGTVAAEGYLTAPLSGKRGVWYRSLVERQRQVTELVTDSEGRRQKRVNQVWDTVSDETDSVDFYVVDGSGRTKVAVRGAEIIGAHVVHDRFEPETGLGDNRVLGYRKQEWLIPEGVNVYTLGVVTDAGGELAMRKTGDDRFIVSLKSEQELVRELTGRVKVWRFLTPALGIVGVLLVAAGFFVK